DNA sequence from the Alosa sapidissima isolate fAloSap1 chromosome 13, fAloSap1.pri, whole genome shotgun sequence genome:
AATCAAATTGTCTGGACGGGCTTtatacaatgatggacagattAGCAACAGTGCCCAGTCATTCATGTCACCTGAGCACACTTGAGTTGATATTGCATCGCTAGAGAAGCTAAATCTTTATATTCAGCTATCTCATTTGTTGTACAAGATATGGACTGCACAAtaacttggaaaaaaaaacagaaaactgtGATCAAGGCATTTGCCTGTATCAGTtgaaacacaccccataatCACATCTCAATGGTGCGgtaccagactcaaattctgaatagaAATTAGTctggctacgtcaggctagtgCATTATAGTTTGAAAGCATACAATTTTGCAGACAGTAGATGAAAGGGATTCTAATGAGATTTAGATATGTTGGTCGCAAGAGGCCACTGCAGCCCATTTCATCTAAAAAATGCCTTTGTCCACCAGATGAGATTTTGTCCCATATTATATGCTTTAATTAAATGATTAGGCTGTCTAAAAGTTTCGTTTTGTGTTTTTAAGTATTTGTTTAGCACTAGCAGAGACTAGGAGACAAATCACTAATGGGAAAATGAATGGGGGTTTATGAAGCCACTTTGTAACGCTGAGTTGAGAGTGGGAGCTGCCATGTAATGTAACCAATTGCATTGTTGGAATTGGCCTTATTGAGGCCATGCTGATGCTTGATTATGGCCATGCTGTGAAAGTTGATGCATGGAGTGAGCAAGTTAACACAAAGAATAACATcatttttagcttaatttgagCAACTGGAGGAGCTATTTACAATGTTCAATTCAGATTTAAACAAGGATTCACCTGATGTACTTTTAATGTAGATAAAACATTCCTATTTGGAGTTACAGATTTCCCTATTTGAGTAGAAGCCTGACCTGTTAGTCCAAAAAAAACTTCAGGGAGGGATCACTAAGATGGCCACTGAGATGCAAGACTTGCCTAAACAGACTTTACAGTCCTCATGGATGCATCCTAATGCATTTGCTTATTGTAGTTGCATCATATCATGTGGTGATGAGTTGAGAGTTGAATAGAGTTGAGTAGTATGAGATCATCCTAAAAGAGAGGTTTGAAACTGCAAATTTACATCCGATTGGTTGAGACAGAGATACAGTAACACCATGGTTTGTGAAATTCCAAATTATGATTACAAGAGTAGGGTCGGGTTAAAGGATCACACCACCTTTTTGGAAAATTTGCTTATTTTCCGcctaccccagagttagataagagattacattcaactttactgtcattgtgcagagtaagtacaaagacaacaaaatacaGTTTGTGTCTAATCTGCAGTGCAAAATatcagaaaagtgcaatgtgatatacaaagtataggcaggtggtgcataaacagtataagatatatagtgcagtgtagacagtagtatacagttaagaaggtggtatggtttacagtaatataaattaaaaataaatatgtgcaatgtattagcagccttataagagcagaatagatatggctacagtatatagtatgaacaacatgtacagatatgtgcagtgtagtagcagtaacattataagaatACTAAGAACAATATATGCAGTTTATTAACAGTAACATATTATAATAATTGTTGATTGGCAAAATGTTcgctgtcaaggttgccatggttgtGGATACCTCAACACGCACAGGCAAGgaggggcggggggtgggggggtggggggttaggggcttagttggttggttgtcactAGGATGCAGAGCGCTGCAgggaagaagcttcctctgaacctgctggtttagGTGatgagagacctgtaacgcctcccggaggggagtggggtgaacagtctgtggttggggtgagattAGTCTTTGATGATTCTGCATGCCTTGCGCAAGCattgcttgccctggatggcctcgatggagggtagagcagagcagttgccataccatactgtgacacagttggtgaggatgctgtCGATGGTGCAGCAGTAGAAGTTCACCAGAATCTAAGGGGACAGGTGGACCTTCCTTAGTCTCCTCAGGAAGAAGAaacgctggtgagccttcttgatcagggtagaggtgttgagggcccaagatgtggacacccagaaacttgaagctggtgacatgctccagaacacaatttgaatttgctcagcgagtgaGTCTGGCAattagcctgacgtagccatactcaattctagccagaatatgagtctgatactgctccattgggacgcaATTATGGGgagtgtttcaaccgatacaggggggaatgcctctgcactcaattggatagacctaaccaatcagagcaacgaaataactTTAACCGTgagatgtaggaagaacacacaatccatccttcttctccacaaatgccttaacattgttttctggtcttttgtaaaactgcctatagcctatatcccctccgtttttaaaaataattctgttgaacactgatatgctacaaacatgttataaacagctgggaaaggctgtcgcaaatccctcgaacaggtggtcaatctgagatttcaaacgaacaagggaacaacatgtcacaatgcaactcactgttttcccttgatgaaagtgaaaccatgagcTAAAAAGTTGTCATGTTCTTCATGTTTATGTGATATCTGGGAATAGCCCCTcagactagcctagaaatctagacgcaccctagtggcagcaaatttaatttgctgcccgggctagtctagcaactctacgttggcttgcaagctggaaaaattaaacttcgattgggccaatcacattgtgtatagagtcgttaggcgggcttaacataatgattgatggcagagttgaaaCGGTTCAGCGTGAATTcactgctacttgaaaacaaagaagatgaatttgctgttggcgaacagcgtgacacaagttaagctttttttaagttggcaaaagtttgaactagccaactagctccgctggagggaaaatgcatgggactcatgagttgtagcgctatcctattgcgtgcagagggaatttgaaagacaaccgattatcccgcccctcggactgagcactgcaaacggtgagtccccagaccctacattttaatgtgggtctggctcgtcaggctaccctCAGACAGTTCTGATGGCAAAACAAATGACATTGAATGAAACAGACTGAATtgaaaagcaaaaaataaaataaaaatacattatgTACATttggatatatttatttttcattcaaACACAAGAGAACAAAATGAACAACTTGTagttttgtttgtatttgtgagtTGTACTGTAATACATAaatgacaacaaaaaaaactcaaTGATCTTTTGGGATAAATAAATACTAATTACTTGGCTTTGTCTCTTTTTTCAAGGTCAAGTTACCAGTTTTCAAGTTCCAAGACTTTAGGCATAGCCTTTCTAATTTTTTTGTTGAAGAAACTGACCCATACTTTTTCCAGGAATGGAAGACGCTATTAATTCTGTAATCCTAATTCAGTTCCTGTTGCTGATCTCAGTTGTTCTGTAGCTGTTCTCAGTGGTTTGGGTGACATTGCACGGACTTGAACTCCATTGTCTTGTCTCATATACTGTATCTTGAACCTTTGATCCACAACTCAAACCAGAACCTGTGAATGTATTGCTGTGATGTTATTGCTCTACTTTTGCAATTCACACCTGATGTGAATCCAAATTGGAGAAGGGCCCATTCCCTTGATGTCACCTGGCACAGAATGACCTACACATGCTTCCATGAGAGAGAGGCATAGATCCACACATGGTAGTCAAAAACTGGCATGAGATTTTGCAACACTGGCAAAAAATAGACTGCGATAGGGACATGGAGATAGCGGAGGCCAGACGGTATAAAGGGCTGAGAATAAAACACCCCATCTCTGTAGGTGTTGCTGATTGTTCACCATGGCCATGTTGGGACTCCTGCTGGCCGCGGCCCTTTGTCTGGGCTCTGCCTCTGCTGCTTCTGTGAGCTTGGTTGATTTTGATGACCTTTGGTTAAAACATTTCTTTAAAAGATTAAACAGATAATCATGTACAGACAGTATGCCATTAAAGTGTAACCTGTCATGTGTGCTATATAATGTTGTGTTAGACATATTACATTGCTATTTTCATCTgttctattttcttttttgttgatGTACATAAAGGTATTCAGGGTCTGATTTATTTATTGCACTTTTGTTTTCAGCTGGGAACTGTGATAACCGAAGGGGGGATGGTCTCTGGAGACAACTATGGTGTTTCTGGACTCTTCCGCTACATGGATGTTTTCAAGGGAATCCCCTTCGCCGCTCCCCCTGGTCGCTTTGAAAAACCTCAACCCCACCCTGGCTGGGATGGTAGGTGACCCAAGACTCCATGAAGCTGTAATGGCTGTGTGGTTACACTTCTCTTGATGAGTCAGACATTAAGTATCCTTACAGTCAATGTGCACTGCTGTGCCATGATGACCCATTGATGAATTTGAACATGAATCTGCCAGGAAGGCCTGTGGAAGTATGCATcacttgtcatgacaagtgTATATGGCTAAATGTAAAGCTGCGTCATTCGTGATCATTTTCAATAAGATTTCCAATAATGTCAATAAAAGTTTCTACAATCATTTTCAAGTAAGACTCCAAAATAAATGTATAGCTTCCAAAGCAACAGTAACTTTGATGCAGGGCTCTTAAAGTCTTTAACATATTATATAAAAAATGGGTATAaaaacactttataataactacacacaatttgtcatttattaagcctttgttacttattagttaatggtttgttcatcattagtaatttattgttcatacataatttatcatcagtaaagcatttgttcacacagttataaatggtttgttcatagtaaaaaagcctatatctaaaatatgttaatacattattgttaatacttaataaatgatgcaataatatgttttttatgttaatatttccattatttaaccaATGtgacatgcactaatgattagttagggtgaggatatatattttataaaccacttcctaatactataattcatgattaattcaggagttacaagtggttagttaatgatattttgtgagctcatctaaagtctaaaagaaattactaatgatgaacaaaccattaactaataagtaacaaaggcttagtaaattatgaattgtagttattataaagtgttaccaaaaaatgCAATATGGATACTTGATATGTCTTATACATATGTTATGCATATAAAGCAAGAACAGCTATTTATTATACTATTAAACTCTTGTTGTTTTACATGGCCATCTGTCCCATTTCTTTTCCTGTTTGTAGGTGTTCTGAAAGCCAAAGACTTCAGGAAGAGATGTCTGCAGGTCAACCTTATCCAGACAATGACACGCGGTGATGAGGACTGTCTCTACCTCAACATCTGGGTACCCCAGGGACGTAAAGGTATTCAAACCCCCCCAACCTCATACAAAGGCTCATTTTCTTTTGAATATGCACAAAAGAACCCATCACTGAACCTATCACTCCTGCCCCATAGACTACCACTTCACATAGAGACTTAACtgctgggaaaaaaaaaattatggcCTCAGTATCCTGTATGTTCGTATTCTGACAGGGTACATGTTGCCATTGAAcaatcagtacacacacaatgtcagttTTCTTCATTTAGAACACCATCGTTCATGCTTATGACATGATTACAGAGTGCAACGTTTTGCCCTTGAGTATACACAAAACGTTTTGTCTTATACAATATGacatttttattatattatatgtaaTGATGGTATTAGTATTGAATATTATGTTCTGTGTttttgtgatagttttgggactGTCGAGAAGTGTTTAAAAACTCATCTGTTCACCTTACGCTTAATTAATGAATTATCTTACAGAACTAtggtatatatatttatgtttatgttttgttgatataaaaaaatataacattaaagttatttatattgttattgttattagtatccatacacacactttatttcCAGCAGTTCTAATCAATGTAAAACATACCCTTATGTCAAATTCTAACCATTTTTTGCAGAGGTCTCTACCAACCTCCCTGTCATGGTCTGGCTCTTTGGGGGTGGCTTCCTTGTCGGTGCTTCCTCCGGAGCAAACTTCCTTGACAACTATCTGTACGATGGAGAGGAGATCGCCAACAGGGGAAATGTCATTGTGGTGACACTGACCTACCGTGTGGGAACTCTGGGCTTCCTCAGTACTGGAGACGACGGCATCCCtggtaaacaaacagcagcacaAACTCTTCAGGAGTCAAGAGAATCTGTAGTCATTTATTGTAGTTACTGAGCTGGATAAAATGATATGAATTGAAACTAATAGAGCGCATTGGATCTGAAAATTAACTGAATTTGGATTAAACTAAGAAGACACATTATGTAGATCTGACTGTAGTTGCTGATCTGACTGGAGAGCTGAACCGAGAAGAATTAACTTTGAAATTTAACTGAACTTGGATTAAACTAAGAAGAAAAGAATTGCAGAGTAATTTATCTGAAGTAGGATTCAGATGGGCCTGACTTAGAAGAAGTGAGAATCTGTACTCATTTACCGTAGTTACTGAGCTAAATTGAATGATATAGAATTGAACCAAGTAAAATGATCTGGAGCTGAAACATTTTTGAATTTGGATTAAACTATGAAAAGGCATTATACTGTATAGAGATGAATTAATCCAAAGTGGAATTCAGACTgacccatacctgtcaacatttagctttccaaaaacgggagattttttttcgggggggggggggggtcagtatttataccggatctgtgtttgcatgtttaatacgtttcatacatgtgtttcaacactgcatttcggtcgttgcttttaccttaccattaccttacgcatgccagttatgtatccaccagctgcctgcctgcagcctacttccaaaactccaaagctgcttgctgtcagatttggttccgagggaacaagttcagtgtatcaacaacactcaataacagtttatgtgatgtgttaatcaattaaattccaacaatttcacaacagctagttctggagtaggccattcatctagcccgcttgctcacgacgagactcaggctgcgcagttggcatccgcttccttatttgggttttgggttgccaggttttagcctatgacaaaacggttaaaattgaaactaagtgatcgtgtatgtgtagggtgtatttcatacacaatctggcaacctgaatgcattaatgattttaaaatgaagtttgatggccatgcaaattacgggagttttccgggagaaacgggagtgttgacaggtatggacTGACCTGAACTAAAAGGAGTGACCCATACCACTGATAGGTAACTACGGCTTGTGGGATCAGCATGCTGGGATTGCCTGGGTGCACAGGAACATCAAGGCTTTTGGTGGAGATCCCGACAACATCACCGTCTTCGGAGAGTCTGCTGGAGGCGCCAGTGTCAACTTCCAGGTAGAAatgtttccctctccctccctttccccctctccctctctctctctccctcgcttacTCTTTCTCTAGTACTGGCCTTAGTTATCCAGTTAAACACATCTGTAGTCTCACCCATCTTCTCTATGTTCCCCACAGCTCATTACTCCCATGAATAAGGGGCTCATCCGCAGAGGCATCTCCCAGAGTGGTGTGGCTCTCTGCCCTTGGGCCATCAACAGGAACCCCAGACAGTTTACTGAGCTGGTAAACACAACACCTGTTGTCAGATTGCTATTACATTATCCTCATGTCTATGTCTTACATATCCAAATATCCATCCCTATTGGACGTATGGAGACGTTCAATCAATCTTCTTTTTGCCACTAGTTTAATGAGATCAATCCTTCACAGGTTGCCACAAGGGTGGGCTGCCCAACTGATGATAAGATGGTGGCTTGTCTGAAGATGACTGATGCTGTTGCTCTGACTCTTGCTGGCACTTTGGAAATGCACGGGTCTCCGGAAAGTGAGTTGTGGTTGTGGgtagttgttttgttttaccataATGTAGACCTACATTTTCAAATTGTAAATAGTGTGTTTCTACTCTTCTGAACATTCAAAGCTCTTTACATTCTTGCATTCACTTACACATTCATACACCGATGGTGGAGACTGCTATGCAAGGCGCCAACCAGCACATCAGGAGTAATTTGGAGaccagtgtcttgctcaaggacactttgaCAGGTTCAGGAAGAGTCTGGCTTGAACCAACAAATGCACAGAACCAGTTACTGAACAACTCTTCTACCTACTGAACCACCACCGGCCATACCGTaaatagagacagagacaatAGGCGCCATGTTGAATAACAATATATCTGTAAAGGCCTTTCACATATTGACAAACGTTGATGATAACATGTTATAACGGTGAAAATAGGCGGTTTATTTCAACATAGCATATTCACCCCTTAGGGCTAGTCATCTGACCTTGGTATCCAACATGGCGGAGTTggccaaactgtgtgtgtgtgtgtgtgtgtgtgtgtgtgtgtgtgtgtgtgtgtgtgtgtgtgtgtgtgtgtgtgtgtgtgtgtgtactggtgacTGGTGAAGTGGTGCAGAAGGGTGTTTTCTTTTCCCTTCCATCGCTTATGGTATTTTCTGATTGGgggtctctctccctcagctcCCATTGTCAAAGCCCTGGTCCTCTCTCCTGTCATCGATGGAGACTTCCTGCCTGACGATCCTCGCAACCTGTTCGTCAATGCTGCTGACAGGGACTACATTGCCGGTGCCAATGATATGGACGGCCACATCTTCACTGGACTGGATGTGCCTTCTGTCAATCAGCCTATTCAGTCAACACCCGTGTGAGTGTACAATACTGTCTGCCTACAGTATATTTTTTAATCTAACAATttataattattttttgttttctctctttctcactcgctCTTTTACCTTAGGGAGGATTTGCGGGTCCTTGTGGCTTCCTTCACCAAAGAGAAGGGACAACAGGCTGCTGACCTGGCCTACAATGAGTACACCTCCACTTGGGGGAGCAGGCCTAGCAAGGTAGAGGTGAAGAGGGCTATTGTGGAAGTGGAGACCGACTACACCTTCCTGATTCCCACTCAGGCTGCTCTCTACCTGCATAACAGCATTGCCACGTAAGACTTCCTGACTTTTTTGAATGAAATAGTCAAAGCCCATGCAGCAAACGGCTTCACTTGCCAGgcattcacacactctcactctccctctcagacactcaaatacacacacacacacacagagattgtGCACACAAAATCAAGTTCACCCAGAAATTCCCGCACACTATTTTGAGGATCTAAGTGCAGTGACTGAAGCTCTTACATTATGTTCAAGTGTAGATAGAGAGACACCAACAACACACCAGAACACACCTCACTATAAGATGAACACACCCATGCGCGCTCAGATCGGTGCAAGAGCATTTGCTATTTAAACAACGTGGGTGTGGGACGGGACAGAGACAAATAGGTTGGTCACAAACTTGCAAAGACACTTGTGTTGCATTTGGCACTGGCTATATAATGCACCTAGTGTGAGATAGGGTCCTTCGTCATTATatacttattatgaccgccgcgcagcgaagctgaGGTGTtataatcgcaggtatctgtgacctaacatagtcaaaactgcacgaaattggatgtgtaggatcattatgacaccctctgaatgcacgccaagtttcgtggaattccgttcatggggggccacacaataaattaatttatgttactatacaccaactggcctgtaggtggccggagacagttttctgtgaatatctcgagaaccgtagggcctaggaggaccaccattttttttgtatgttggtcttaagtggccatgtcaacccatcccattaccacttatttcatgtatagcgccacctagttaaaaataattaaaaagcaaaaaattaggtgttttcatcacaatatatctggctgacatggtcaaaactgtacaaaattgaaagtgtaggatcattatgacaccctccgaatgcatgccaagtttcgtgaacttttgttcatggggggccaataaaataatttatgtgtacatttagtgactacaCCAACAGAgctttctgtgaatatcttgagaac
Encoded proteins:
- the LOC121680478 gene encoding bile salt-activated lipase-like; translation: MAMLGLLLAAALCLGSASAASLGTVITEGGMVSGDNYGVSGLFRYMDVFKGIPFAAPPGRFEKPQPHPGWDGVLKAKDFRKRCLQVNLIQTMTRGDEDCLYLNIWVPQGRKEVSTNLPVMVWLFGGGFLVGASSGANFLDNYLYDGEEIANRGNVIVVTLTYRVGTLGFLSTGDDGIPGNYGLWDQHAGIAWVHRNIKAFGGDPDNITVFGESAGGASVNFQLITPMNKGLIRRGISQSGVALCPWAINRNPRQFTELVATRVGCPTDDKMVACLKMTDAVALTLAGTLEMHGSPETPIVKALVLSPVIDGDFLPDDPRNLFVNAADRDYIAGANDMDGHIFTGLDVPSVNQPIQSTPVEDLRVLVASFTKEKGQQAADLAYNEYTSTWGSRPSKVEVKRAIVEVETDYTFLIPTQAALYLHNSIATTGRTYSYLFSQGNRNPGFPSWMGADHADDLQYVFGKPFATPLGYWPKHRDVSRYMIAYWTNFAKTGDPNKGESDVPVNWPPFNNQTHQYVEINHRMGRNSVKQKLRLRFVNYWTNTFSALPTISE